Part of the Nicotiana sylvestris chromosome 5, ASM39365v2, whole genome shotgun sequence genome is shown below.
tttcttttaagTGATATAATTTTATAGTTATAAAAATATCATGACATATTAATGATATTTGCCAAAAAAATTCTTTGTGAGCTTTGCACCGAATCATAAACTATCATATAAAATGAATATACTAATTTCTTCAAGAAATTATACTATTACTCTGCTGTAGAAAATATCCTCCACTGATGACGTCATTAAGTTAGCCAGTCACGTATAGCGACGTCATTATTGTTGAAAGATAAATAAGTAATCCTCTTATTTCCTTCCTCTCACTATATATAAAATCTCATGGTATACTCATTGCTATACACAACTCTTAACACGCTCCACAAATAGTGATCATATTTGACACTACACTAAAACACATGGAATGCAGTGATAAAATCACCGCTACTTCTTCATCGTCTTCTGCCGGAATGATGACGCCTCCTCCGTCTCCTCCGTCGCCGGTGATTCTGACGCCTTGCGCCGCCTGCAAGATCCTCCGCCGGAGATGCGTCGATAAATGTGTTTTGGCACCCTACTTTCCGCCGACGGAGCCGCTTAAGTTCACCATTGCTCATAGAGTCTTTGGTGCCAGCAATATCATCAAAATGTTACAGGTATTTGTTTCATCCGAACGACCACAGATAAAACATCTCAACTTTCTTGATTGTTTTCGGGGCTCTGAAATCTATCCCTTGATGCTTAGTTTTAATTGACTTGTTTTTTCTAGTATGtgttctctttttctcttcttcttttgttttttctttttgttcccaTGTCCGTTTCTttaaataaaattttcaattaaAAAAGGTGTTGTGTGACTTCTTTAACTATTTTCCACATTCTACACTTTAGCTATTATTTTCCACGATCTAGCTAAAGCTAATTATATTGCACTTTGTAAAGTTTATATAAATTCCTTTCACTTTGAGTTTTATAATTTTCATAAACAAAGCCTCCACCTTGTCCCCGAATTAGAGAGAATCGCATTTGGGAAGCACGAATATTTACCGCTCATTCTAATAGCTTACGCAATATGAATCTGCAattatatatgtacatatatgctTCTCTTACGAAGTGATTGTAAGAGAgctttttctgtttttcttttttcaaatttatTTGATTGGTGATGATTCTTAAGATCACCGGAATCGATTCAGACATATTCAAGTTTTAACCATACTCTATGTCCCAAGTTATATTATATAGTACTCTCTCCGTCCCAATTTATCTTATACCGTTCAAATTTCAAGAATCAAACTTCTCAATTTGGCTGTAAATGTGGACACAAAATTTTTAAGTTTTTTACtcacaataataaaagattaaTAACATTTAAAAGACATATGAAAAAAAATGTGATTACAGAAAAATAAACTATATCAATAAATTGGGATGGACGGAGTATGCCATAAAGAAATAGATCAATATACTATATTTCCTGTCCAAAAATTTGTCTTCATTTCCTTACTATAAGATCATTAATATTTCTCTAAAACTTATGGCAAATTGCACAAAACCCCTAATTATTTATAGGAGCTTCGGGAGGATCAAAGAGCAGATGCAGTGAACAGCATGGTGTATGAAGCAAATGCGAGAATCAGAGATCCAGTATACGGCTGCGCGGGTGCAATTTGCCAGCTACAGAAGCAAATAAGTGAGCTTCAAGCAGAGCTTGCCAAAGCTCAAGTAGAGATGTTGAACGTGCAGTCGCAAAACGCAAATTTGGTGTCACTGATTTGTCGGGAGATGTCACAAAATCAAGGAAACAACGGCAGCGTGTGTCCTGATCAACAAACTTATGGAAATACCAACCTTTTTTTGGACGACAATAGTGTCTATGCAGCTTGGGAACCACTCTGGACATGATGAAAAAAGTTGGAATACTTCTACGAATTTAGTTACGTTAACACTATGCCCAACATTAGGGGTAGAAAATGCAATGACATCGTTTcgaaaattcaataaaaattatCATTAAATGACGAGAGACAGAGATAGAGGTCCTAATTGTCATATCAAGGAAATGGTCTTCGACGAAATTGGATCTCAATTTTGAGCTAGACTGTCTAGTGTTTACTTTCTTCTTTGAAGAAATTAAACACATGGAATTAGCATGATACTATTTTGGACATAACTTCAACACAAATATTACTTGCAATTGCAAAAATACTACTAATAATCTTTTGAAATTAATGTTTGATTTGCTATTTTTTTCCTTCATTTCAATTTCAACTCGACATAATAAATTTAAACAatagactttctccccttattatcaaaatatttttttttaaatgcgttgtcttcctttttttttctttaaaaccatgatatatttttttaatcaatGTAATAAACTTTTTTTGATCAGGTAGGAAATTGTTTCCATATTAATGATGCAGCATCTTACAAAAGAGAAAGCTCCAGCAAGCATAATTTAGCAGTCCATTTAATTGTTCATGGAGCTAATAAAATCTAAAAGTCAAATGGAGCGATCAGCGTCATAATAATGATTACACCAATCAAAAAGATTAAGAAGACATCTAGATTTCAAAATATATGTAGGAGTTCAAGTTCCTTCAAAAGTTCCTAATAGCGATCAAAACTCTAATATCTACGTATAGAGAAAATAAAGAGAGCGAATactataaaaatatattttacggaaaagagttaaaaatgcccctaaactattgaaaaatgttttaaaatatccttcatccacctattgggctaaaaataccCCTCCATCCACTTTTTTAGTTCACTTATGTCATTTGACCGTTAGGTCAatgctgaattaaaaataattattattctttttgtaaaacttaaaaaaaaaaatttgcaaaatatttttttttttaaattaatgcACCAGTAGTCCACTAATTTTAGTAACgtcttttttcagtttttacaaaaaacaattcagtttttataaaaaatatttttttttcatttttttcatttttttaaagcattgtttttgtaaaaactggattttttttttgtaaaacctgaaaaaaatattttcaacaaaatattttccttttttcattttttcaattttttttaaagcatttttttgttgtaaaaactggaaaaacagatttgtaaaaattatttttttttgtaaaaacaaaaattttaaaaaaaaaactgaaaaaatgaaaataggggTCGGGTTGTGgttttttttaaaaacgggtcgggTAAAAAATGGGTCATTTTAATCTGGTACTGCCACGTGGCACTCCATCCAAAATAGGAGTATGTTTGTTCTAAAGTATGACAGTAGAGGTATAGATAACCCAGAGTTAGATGGAAGTGGCACGTCTTTTTTTTAGTTGAACTTTTTATTCGGGTCGAGTCAATGTTTGGGGCGGGTTAGTCCGAAAAATGGTTAGATATGAGTTAGTCTTTCTAATAGGTTAGATGTTTTAATTTCGACCAATAAGAAGTTGCCACGTGgaatttaaataataattatttttaaatcagTATTGACCTAACAgtcaaagggcataagtgaaccaaaaagaTGGATGGAGGggtatttttagcccaataggtGGATGAGGGATATTATTAAACCTTTTCCAATAGTTTAGGGCATTTTAAACCTTTTTCCGTATATTTTAATGCATGTAATCGAAAACATAACTATAAAAAATAGACGTAGATTTTATAATAGTTTCCTAAAAGATTATCTATTTATATTGTAAATGAATTTTAAATTATAAtttatgaatatttaactaatgACAGTCAAAACTCTATTTTTATATTGACAATAAAAAATAAGAGATAAATGGAACATACACACTCACATACTAGATAATAATGGTTAGTGATGATGATTGAGCAGTAAAAATTTATGTCGGTGATTGGGGGGATAATAGCGGTTATAATATAAAGTCACATTCACAAAAATTAATGGTGCGTCTTAATACGCAATTACGCAAATGACTTGATTGTCGATTTCTAGTTTTAAGTATAATCGAAAAAGAAGGTTAAGTTCGAACCAAATTTAGAATAAATTTTCTTTTAGATTTTATCTAGTCAATTATTTATTTTAGAATGATGGAGCACATCTGAAACAGAGTTTtaacttttttccttttccttttttggtTATTCTATTAGTTTTTCATCCAATGTTATGTTAGCGTCTCATCAAACTACGTTGAAGAGTCAAAAACAGCTTGATAATTAAATTTTTCAGTAGAGGAATAATGTAGACAACGACGTATATAACATAGAATTTCAagcatttagttttgaaaaatgaatagGAAAGAAAtcctttcaaaaaaaatatttctaaaaATAGAAAACTCTTAACATGAAGGTTGAACAAGTCTCAGGATTTGCTTGCTTATGATTCAAAGTTTTAAATTAGGACTTACGAGAAGTTGAGATCTTTTACTTTTCTCTTCCTAAGTTAATAATTTCTACAAATGGAAGGGAATTGGTTTGCTAAAATAATCCACCATTAGAGTAAGAATAATCGAGCTTAATCCAAAAGTTTTGACCGtcattgaacacccaattggctTAATTTAAGAAAATTCAGATTCTCTAATATTTCTTATTTAATTACAAGTGAATAGCAAGGGGGTTAATTATATGTATATCGACTTTTTCTTGGTCAAAATATTGAATGTCAGAAAATTAGAGGCTTAGTAAGACTAATATTGTTTGCTTCTTGCTTTGGGTTGTAACATATATCATATATACAATGTGCGAACGCTTGTAGAGTGATCTTGTTTTTTCTCCTGACTTTATCCTTAGTCCCTTTTATAATACACACATTATCACTATACAATAATAATTTAAATACTTATCAGATTTATACTATTAGTTGCTACTTATTTTTTTCCGATTTCTACTCTGTATACGTGGCACTTCTACTTGATTGATTCATGCAAACAaataaaaattatcttagctTCCTTTCTGAAAAACATCTTATAATAAAGTATATCTAAACCTTGAAACCCAATATCTTGAAAACCAACTTTTCAAGAccaaaagactttttttttacgAACAAAATTTAGAAAAGCAGAATTTCTGTCGGCAAACTATTGGGTAACAAATTTGCAAAACTATTAGAGTTTTAAAGGTCAAATAAGCAGTGATTAAAGAACTCCAACCACATGACACATGTAAACTCCATAAGTTGGACAAACTTTTCCTTCATGGCTACTTGATTCTTGTActaataataaatatatataacaTGAAAAAAGAGAAGATCGAAAGTCAAAGTCAAATGGAATCAGCGAATGATTTGTAAGGGGTCGTTAAAATGGACCCCTAATTCGGCACAAGTCATTGATTGGATAATAATTCTAATTTCTACTTCTATTTTCCTAAGTCTCAATCAAATTCCATAGTTATATTACTATGTATTACCTATGTGAAGAACCCGTGTGAATGGAAACTGACATGGGAAAACAATATCTGTAAATGGCAATTTATTCAATTAGAATGTATTTGCTAATAATTAGTTGGTTGTTTAATTTGTCAGTGGACAACATATAcattaattttttaattattcAAAAGTTAAATACATTTATGTTTGACTGTAATCTTTCGGTTCATTCAGTACtatattattttgattcttttattAGATTCGTCTCATAAGGAATTGTATATTATCATTAACGTTGTTcacatcaaaattcaaaaaataagttGTATCACATAGAACGTGACGGATGAACTTAGTATACACCATCTTACTAGTGTGTATTTCTTTTTTCACATGaaaattaaatatataaataaaacttTGTCAAATTTAATATTTGTTCTGAAGATAAAAACAGATAAAAACTACTTAGCCATTACTAATACCTTCCACTTGGAAATAtacacaattcaataaaaattcgGTTTGAGAAAAGTTCTCATAATTCTCTAATGAATTCTAGACGAAGAAAATTAAAATTTCCACgtgaaaatattaaataaaattcgagaaagatgatcttttAGTTCAGAATAACGCAACTACAAAAAGCTGGGAAATAAGGCTGGTTTTATTCTGCGAGACATCAAAGACTTAATTGATGGCTTAACACAAAACACATGCTAAGGTAAAATATGGCACATGCTACGCCTTAATTAAGCCTGATTTTCTACTAATTGTAATGGTGTCAAAGAGGCTCTTGAGATAGGAAAATGACTTGGGATGCAATTTTGGTCTTCAGTTTTCTACAAAAGTTTACCAAAATAGGGGTTTTTGTGAAACATGTTTGATATAATTAGACAAATCACTAAACAAGTACAAATTATTATACTACCTTAAATAAAGAGAGATGAATTTTCCGTGCATGATGCTTATTGGTAGAGAATACACCTTTTTCACGTCGATCTATAAAGGTATTCTACTTCATTGATTCACTGTTTAAAGGTTTTTAGTCGGatgttatcacgacccaaaattcaactGCGGGGTCGCTTAATGTTCATTTGCTAGACAAACTAACATTAACTACACATTATTcattttaacaattttaaaagcAGATAAATAAGAAATAAAGATTGTAGAACTTCAAAATAGATATTATAATAAATCCCAATATGCAGTCTAGTCAACTCCCGaaatctagtgtcacaagtacataTGTTTTTTTGGTCAACAGAAGTACATATGTTACTAACACAAAGTACTACAACCAAGGTCTGAAATAAAGCACAACTGTCTGAATGAAATAACAATGCAAGAAATaagaaggggacttcagggtCTGCAAATGCTGTACAACTCTACCTCAAGTCTCTGTGATAAGAAAGTCTGAGCGAGCCTCCACTAACCGCTACTGGGACAAACACCAGAAcctgcacaagaagtgcataagtgtagtatgagtacaaccgaccccatgtattccGTAAGTACCGATTTGACAAGCAAAAAATACAACACGAAATTGATGCCTGCTAGCCAAAGACAATATAGTTTAATTATCGTCTCCACATGGATTAGATTTAAATAATGTTCAAGTAATTTCTGGTTTAACGCTATTAAGGATGATTAAAACTTTGATCAGAATGAttatgaactaaaattaactattGAATTAAAGCAATTAACAATTGATTATAGAGAACTAGAGAGTAGAGCAATGAGTTAttattgtgatgacccgataggtcattttgagtattaGCCCTTAATTCCATGTTATGAGACCTCCGTTAGCTTCGTTTGATATATTTTGGTTTGCGTGCGTGGTCCGTGTCACTAtttgaaaagcttttatgtgaaaatttgaataAAACATGATTTTTGGCTTTAAAAAAACTCGAGCTGACCACGGTCAATATTTTTGTGAAAACGACCTCGGGTAGGTATTTTGACTATTCTGAtaggtccgtatcgtgattttggacttgggcgtatgcccggaattgaaatTGGAGGTCCTTAAATTGATTTGACTCATTTTACCGAAAACTAGCATtttgaaagttcaaaattcaCTAAGTTTGACCGTAAGTTGAATGAGTCTATATCGCTATTTGAAACTTATCTGCGAAATTTGGTGCAATTCGAaattgatttgacatgattcagACATTTATATGTGATTCTAGTGTTCTTGAGTTTTACTTTGAAATTTCATTCGATTTGAGTATTGATTTGTAgatttagatgttattttggtgatttgtttgtgcgagcaagttcgtatgatgttattacacttgtgtgcatgtttggtttggagccctagGGGCTCGCGTGAGTTTCAGACGTGATTTAGATGAGTTTGGCTAGTGTGAAGTTTGTCGGTGCAATACCAGCTCTGATGTCTGCTGCAGATCTCGCATTTGTGAGGTCTAGCTTGCAATTGCGAGGCTCTCTTTTACGAATAAGAGCTTGCATTTGCGACGAGGACCTTGGGTAACATCACATTTGCAAGGAaatggttcgcaattgcgaacagctCAGGACCGCATTTGCGATCATTTGGTCGGATTTGCGATGCTTGGCAAAAGAGTAgaccttcgcaattgcaaagatgctgatcgcatttgcgaaggtggGAACTTCGCATTCGCGATCATTTTCTCGCATTTGCAACTTTTGTGTCTATAAGGTAGGGTTCTCATTTGCGACCCTTGTCTCGCACTTACGGTGTTCGTAATTACGAACATAACTTCACAATTGCGACACTTGCAGTtggagaaaattggaaaaaataggATTTAGCTCATTTCACACTATTTCTCAATCCTAAATActctagaggcgatttttcaagagaCTATTCTTCCTATATTCATTGATAAGTGAGTTTAATCTATTTCCTTTCAAATTATCTATTACCTTTCATGAGATTTCAACATCAAATTCAGGATTTCCAGggaagaaattagggatttgggtagaattggagggtttttgtaaaattgagatttagacctcgaattgaggtcggatttcaaaataaatcacataACGAGGCtagggggtgaatgggtaatcgggttttggtccgaactcaAATTTTGACAAAGCGGGCCCAGGGTTAACTTTTTAGAAAATGATCAAAATTGAACCTTTTCCATTTGtgagtagtttctaaagcttattttgactCATTTGATcaataatttgctagatttggtgGGTCTGAGAGCTTGTTCCAAAGGCAAGGACGTGACTGATTGATTGCTTGAGTTGCAGAGTGAGGTAAGTAttgggtctaaccttgatttgagggaattagggaACATtgaactatgtgttatgtgaatTATATGTAAAATGACATATATGTGAGATGACAAGTGTATATACGCTGTTATGATACTTGCTTCCATGTTTTCGTTAATTCATGATATATCTTGTTTCATGCCTTAAATGTTACATGCTTTCTTGTCTTCTATGCCATAATTGTTACTTTTCATTTAACTATTCTTGTATTAAATTGTCCATCCCTTCCAAAATTTTATGCTTGTTTGCTACTTatctctacttgctttacttgcaTATCTAAATTGTCATATGTCTTACTTGCCTTATAGTTTTGTAATATTTTTTGCTTTCTATAACATGGTTTCACTAGTATGAGTTGTCTAATTGATAGATATTGATGATTTGGTAAAGTTGAGACATTCGAGTTGTTAGAGATTCTTTGATTATTAAGTGATTCTTCATTGCCTCGTACACTTGATGTAAAAATACTTGTAAAATTTGGTTGTTTAATTGCTATTGTTGCTTGAAATTGTTtcgggagcgggttgcacgctgcaacggaaATGGAAAGGTAATGAATTGAAATGGAAGAATAAGGACGAAATATGATATTGATAaatgatgatatggtgggatcgggtttcGTGCCGTAACAgattgtatatgttgtaattGTTTGTGACTGTTGGATTTGCGTCGGTATTTTGAGATGAGTTTAAAAGACTTATTATTCTGGGCTCTCTAGTAGTTGGATTTCGAGTTCATTTTTATGAGTTAACTGCATTCCTTCCTTCCttgctttcctcttcttcttcttgtccttcctgagtcgagggtctattgaaaacaacctctctacctgcattaggtaggggtaaggtctacgtacatacTACCCTTCCCACaccctattattattattattattattattattattattattattattattattattattattattattattattattattattattattattattattattattattattattattattattattattattattattattattattattattattattgcgtTCAGGTTATTGTAAGTGACCTACCTTAGCACCTCATCACTAATTCGTCTGGGGTTAGGATctacacttacagagtacataggatcggttgtactcatactagactctgcacttcttgtgcagataccaGAGTTGGTCCCAGCTGTGCTGAGTGAGATTTTCCGGATCCAGCTATcagtggagacttgaggtataggtGCACGATGTCCCCAACCCTGAATTACCCTTCTATGCCATCTTAGATGTTTATTTTGATTCAGAAAATTATGTTTTATTCAGACCGTTATCTGTAGTACTCTAGACGTTCATGTATTCGTGACACCAGTTTCAGGGATTGTATTTGGATTACGTCATTTATTATTTTATCACCCTGTTTCAGACTATTCTATTTCGTTGTTATCATTTGCTTTGAATTTTTCAAAATGGTTAATAATTAtagctaacattggcttgcctagcaagtaaaatgttaggcgtcatcacggtacCGAGGGTgtaaattccgggtcgtgacaagttagtatcagagccctATGATGCCTAGATCTCATGAGTCATTAGCAAGATTTGTAGAGTCTGGAGGATTGGTATGGAGACCTCTGTACTTATCTTTCAGAGGCTATAATGCTTTAGGAAAATTtaacttctttctttctctatGATGCAATTTATTTCCATTATTTAAGTTTGAACCATTCTATTtttgttctctcgcagatggtgagaactcGCACAACGTCTACAGTTGGGCAGGAGATAGAGCCCCCTGTTGCAGCCACTACCAGGAGTATGGGCTGAGGTGGAACTCAGCCTAGAACACGAGCAACAGCAGCACCCCTGGTGGAGCCTCAGCCTGACTATGAGGAGGAGGTCATAGTTCAGACTGCACCAGTTAGACCTGCTCAGGTTCTAGAGGGATTCATTTTCACTTtcgtacttcaggatgctctagtctgCTTGGTTagacttatggagagtgtggctcAAGCCAGAGCATTTCTTGTTGCACCAGTCGTctcttaggctgggggaggagcacaaccTCTCGCCACTCACACtttggagcagatggctcccctaTACCAGACTCTAGCAGCTCTAGCAGTTGGGGTAGTTTAGCTCGTAGTTGCGACATAGCCCGGGGAGAGGTTTGTGATGTCTTATGAGGGATTGATGAGGTTGGATAAGTTCAACAAGCTATTTTCTATTCATTATAGTAGTGCACCCTCTAAGGACCCACATGATTACTTGGATCATTACCATGAGGTGTTGcgcaacatgggtattgttgagaccaatggggtcgactttgcaaTTTTCCAGATGACCAGTTCTGCATTCTGCCAAGAGGTGGTGGCAGGATTTTGATCGGAGCAGACCAGCTGGTTTACCTTCACTTACCCGAGATCAATTTTCGCATCTATATCTGGAGAAGTTTATTCCTTTCACTCTGAGAGAGGAGTACCGTAGGTAGTTTAAGCTCCTTTAGCAGAGTGGCATGACCATCACCCAATATAATACCATATTTATGGACCTGGCCCGTCATGCTGCTATGTCGATTTCTAcagatatagagagagagagggtgatgaggtttattgatggtcttatctTCGGCATCAagcttcagatggccaaggagaccggGGGATGATATTTCTTTCCAGATGGCTGTAGAGATTGCTAGACGGATCAAGATGGTTTGTGGTCAGGATAGAGGGTCGAAATCTAAGAAGAGGCCCCATCATTTTGGTGgcttcagtggtgcctcatcagAAGGCAGAGGTTCTtttggtagaggtcatcctcctaggccGATTCAGTCAGCTCTTTAGGTAGCCCACGGTTCTTCGGGTGATCGTAGTTCTTATGGGTCTCATCCTGAGTAGCCATCATTCAGTGCACCttcagctcctattagtgcactaCCGATTCAAAGTTACTACATCGGCTATTCGGGCTGTTAGGGATAGCCTCAACTTCAGTAACCTCAACAGCCGAAGGAGTGATTTGATTGTGGGGGCATAGGTCACATCAAGAGGTATTGCCCTAGATTGACGAGCAACACACATCAACATGGTCCTTGTGCCATCATGCCAGCACCGGTTGCTCCACTGCCCGCACAACTAGCTAGAGGTGAGCATCATGttgttagaggtagaggtcatgccattagaggtggaggccagccatcTAGGGGTCGCCCGAGTAGTGGGGCTCAACCCTATTTTTATTCTTTCCCAGCTAGACCCGAGGCAGATTCATCTGACActgttattataggtattgttccagtttgccatagagatgcttcagttctatttgattcgGGCtatacttattcctatgtgtcatcctattttgcttcatatctgattgtgcctcgtgattctttgagtgcttttGTATATGTATCCACatttgtgggagattctattattgtagatcgtgtttatTGCTCGCGTGTGGTTTCTATCGGAagcttgagactagtgtagatctctTGCTTCttgatatggtggactttgatgttattttgggcatggattagctgtcaccttatcatgctatatttactgtcacgccaagacggtgaccttagcaATGCCGGGGTAGCcccgattagagtggagggggacttcTGGCCATTCTACTAGCAAagttatttcttatatgaaggctcaacATATGATTAAGAAGGGATGCCTAGCATATTTGGCCtctgttcgtgattctagtgtggaggttccttccatggattcaatATCTATTGTGTGTGAGTTTCCATGGGTATTTCCTACAGATttgtcggggatgccacccgatagggatattgacttttgtattgactaggcttcgggcactcagcccatttctattccaccataccgtaTGACACCACCGGAGTTGAAGGAATAAAGTAGCAATTGCAGGATTTGCTTGGTAAAtgatttattagacctagtgtctcaccttggggtacGCCTGTGTTATTTGTAAAGAATAAGGgtggttcgatgaggatgtgtatagattatcagcagttgaacaaagtcactatcaagaacaattATCCCTTGCCGAGGATTAATGACTTATTCGATTAGATTCAGGGtaccaaagtgttttcgaagattgatttgcaatctggttaccatcagttgaagattaggtcatcggatgtcccta
Proteins encoded:
- the LOC104229416 gene encoding LOB domain-containing protein 1-like; its protein translation is MECSDKITATSSSSSAGMMTPPPSPPSPVILTPCAACKILRRRCVDKCVLAPYFPPTEPLKFTIAHRVFGASNIIKMLQELREDQRADAVNSMVYEANARIRDPVYGCAGAICQLQKQISELQAELAKAQVEMLNVQSQNANLVSLICREMSQNQGNNGSVCPDQQTYGNTNLFLDDNSVYAAWEPLWT